The following proteins come from a genomic window of Verrucomicrobiota bacterium JB022:
- the nrfD gene encoding NrfD/PsrC family molybdoenzyme membrane anchor subunit: MPRREIIENQRDYGWITQKICGIVEGNAPTWWWTAFILACLMASFTLAGLIYLVSTGTGVWGLRNPVFWGWAIVNFVFWIGIGHAGTLISAILCLLKQKWRTSINRAAEAMTIFAVVCAGIFPLFHVGRVWFAWFLTPFHNYQWVWPNFRSPLEWDVFAVSTYGTVSVLFWYMGMIPDLAAIRDRAHGVHAERMKLITGKFAQGWERGWYTFRKYFYGVLAMGWRGSHRHWNNYEMAYLLLAGLSTPLVLSVHTVVSFDFAASNLPGWHTTIFPPYFVAGAIFSGFGMVLTLMLPLRAIFGLQDLITQSHIDCMAKICLATGTMVGYAYGMEFFIAWYGANPYEGFAFVNRAFGQYAWAYWIMISCNVITPQFFWFKAVRENLWLVWILSCIINVGMWFERFVITVTSLANDFLPANWDYYSPTVVDIFTFFGTFGLFSVLFLLFIRFLPLMAFAEIKAVSPQADVHGHAHEHHITPPTE, translated from the coding sequence ATGCCCCGGCGTGAGATCATTGAGAACCAGCGCGACTACGGCTGGATCACTCAGAAGATCTGCGGCATCGTCGAAGGAAACGCGCCCACCTGGTGGTGGACCGCCTTCATTTTGGCATGCCTCATGGCGAGCTTCACGCTCGCCGGCCTGATCTACCTCGTCTCCACCGGCACCGGTGTCTGGGGCTTGCGCAATCCCGTCTTCTGGGGTTGGGCCATCGTCAACTTCGTGTTCTGGATCGGTATCGGCCACGCCGGCACCCTGATTTCCGCCATTCTATGCCTCCTGAAGCAGAAATGGCGGACGTCGATCAACCGGGCCGCCGAGGCCATGACCATCTTCGCGGTGGTCTGCGCCGGCATCTTCCCGCTCTTCCACGTCGGCCGCGTCTGGTTCGCCTGGTTCCTCACGCCCTTCCACAATTACCAGTGGGTATGGCCCAACTTCCGCTCCCCGCTGGAGTGGGACGTGTTTGCGGTCTCGACCTACGGCACCGTCTCCGTGCTCTTCTGGTACATGGGCATGATCCCCGACCTGGCGGCGATCCGCGACCGCGCCCACGGCGTCCACGCCGAGCGCATGAAGCTGATCACCGGCAAATTTGCCCAAGGCTGGGAACGCGGCTGGTATACCTTCCGCAAGTATTTCTACGGCGTGCTGGCCATGGGATGGCGCGGTAGCCACCGCCACTGGAACAACTACGAAATGGCCTACCTCCTCCTGGCAGGCCTCAGCACACCGCTCGTGCTCTCCGTGCACACCGTGGTGTCGTTCGACTTCGCAGCTTCCAACCTCCCCGGCTGGCACACCACGATCTTCCCGCCCTACTTCGTCGCCGGCGCTATCTTCTCCGGCTTCGGAATGGTGCTTACGCTGATGCTCCCCTTGCGCGCCATCTTCGGCCTGCAAGACCTCATCACCCAGAGCCACATCGACTGCATGGCCAAGATCTGTTTGGCCACCGGCACGATGGTCGGTTACGCCTACGGCATGGAGTTCTTCATCGCCTGGTACGGTGCGAACCCCTATGAAGGCTTTGCCTTCGTCAACCGTGCGTTTGGTCAATACGCCTGGGCCTACTGGATCATGATCTCCTGCAACGTGATCACGCCGCAGTTCTTCTGGTTCAAGGCCGTGCGTGAAAACCTCTGGCTGGTCTGGATCCTCTCCTGCATCATCAACGTCGGCATGTGGTTCGAGCGCTTTGTGATCACCGTCACCTCGCTCGCCAACGACTTCCTGCCGGCCAACTGGGACTACTATAGCCCAACCGTGGTCGACATCTTCACCTTCTTTGGCACCTTCGGCCTGTTCAGCGTCCTGTTCCTGCTCTTCATCCGCTTCCTGCCTCTCATGGCCTTTGCGGAAATCAAGGCAGTGTCGCCTCAAGCCGATGTGCACGGTCACGCTCACGAACACCACATTACGCCTCCGACGGAATGA
- a CDS encoding DUF3341 domain-containing protein, with product MSKPYGILALFDTAQEIYHAAEAVRDAGYKRWDCITPFPIHGMNEAMGLRRSLVGAFTLVGGITGFTTGMTIAWFMGQVNYPLIVQGKPYFSFVFPFPVAYELTILLSAFGTLLGMFLINRLPRHHHPVMDYSKFHRLMDDKFAVVIEVDDPLYDEARTRSLLEGLHPSEVVLLEDVEEVKA from the coding sequence ATGAGCAAGCCCTACGGAATTCTAGCTCTTTTTGATACCGCCCAGGAGATCTACCACGCGGCCGAAGCCGTTCGGGACGCGGGATACAAGCGCTGGGACTGCATCACGCCGTTCCCCATTCACGGGATGAACGAAGCGATGGGCCTGCGCCGCTCCCTTGTCGGCGCCTTCACGCTCGTGGGTGGCATCACCGGCTTTACCACGGGTATGACGATCGCCTGGTTCATGGGGCAGGTCAACTACCCCCTGATCGTGCAGGGCAAGCCGTACTTCAGCTTCGTGTTCCCCTTCCCGGTGGCCTACGAGCTGACGATCTTGCTGTCGGCCTTCGGCACCCTGCTCGGCATGTTCCTCATCAATCGCCTGCCGCGCCACCACCACCCGGTGATGGACTATTCGAAATTTCACCGCCTGATGGACGACAAGTTTGCCGTCGTAATCGAAGTGGACGATCCCCTGTATGACGAAGCTCGCACCCGCTCCCTCCTCGAAGGGCTGCACCCGAGCGAAGTCGTGCTGCTTGAAGATGTAGAGGAGGTGAAGGCCTGA
- a CDS encoding cytochrome c: MKQFLVIYVFGLIAFISLMGFRGCKFRQAPLEIFPDMDRQAKFLEQAGNGYFADGRNDRPAVPGTMPHLTAFQENYVHTQPDGHFREDDYLATGAGNLGTNNAFGDGIPVDLTQENMDRGQELFNIYCIACHGEVGNGKGVVAAERYGFATIVSLLDTRIMEQPDGEIFNTITHGKNTMYAYGSKIRVEDRWKVVMYVRALQRASASTIDDVPPEHREDL; this comes from the coding sequence ATGAAACAGTTCCTCGTCATCTACGTCTTCGGCCTCATCGCCTTCATCTCGCTGATGGGCTTCCGCGGCTGCAAGTTCCGCCAGGCTCCGCTGGAGATCTTCCCGGACATGGACCGTCAGGCCAAGTTCCTCGAACAGGCTGGCAATGGCTACTTCGCCGACGGCCGCAACGACCGCCCGGCGGTGCCCGGCACCATGCCGCACCTGACCGCCTTCCAGGAAAACTACGTGCACACCCAGCCCGACGGTCACTTCCGCGAGGATGACTACCTGGCCACCGGCGCTGGCAACCTGGGCACCAACAACGCTTTCGGCGACGGCATCCCGGTCGACTTAACCCAGGAAAACATGGACCGCGGCCAGGAGCTCTTCAACATCTACTGCATCGCCTGCCACGGCGAAGTGGGCAACGGCAAAGGCGTCGTCGCGGCCGAGCGTTACGGCTTCGCCACGATCGTCAGCCTGCTGGACACCCGCATCATGGAACAGCCCGACGGTGAGATCTTCAACACCATCACCCACGGCAAGAACACGATGTATGCCTACGGCAGCAAGATCCGCGTTGAGGATCGCTGGAAGGTCGTGATGTATGTGCGCGCCCTGCAGCGTGCCTCCGCCTCGACCATCGACGATGTCCCCCCCGAACACCGCGAAGACCTTTAA
- a CDS encoding cbb3-type cytochrome oxidase assembly protein — protein MSWPEYIGIGAVFASLFFFGGVFALYWAKKNNQFDNLEESARVIFDEDEPEGTQTDFFPGKK, from the coding sequence ATGAGCTGGCCGGAATACATCGGCATAGGTGCGGTATTCGCCAGCCTCTTTTTCTTTGGCGGCGTGTTCGCGCTCTATTGGGCGAAGAAGAACAACCAGTTCGATAATTTAGAAGAAAGTGCCCGGGTCATCTTCGATGAGGATGAGCCGGAAGGCACTCAAACCGACTTTTTCCCGGGCAAGAAGTAA
- a CDS encoding cbb3-type cytochrome c oxidase subunit I — protein sequence MSSQSPTLLESLSPTAPEQHEQLRARLSEVDRSMRLPGTFFVVASVLWLMVGTLFALLTAIKFTNPGFLGDLEAFTFGRVRAAHLNSVIYGWATNAGFGVALWIMARLCRTRVRHINILMTGGVFWNLGVTVGVLGILRGDMIAVEWLEMPAYVTPLLAISFAMIGVWAIIAFRWRQSDHVYVSQWYILAAFFWLPWLYCAAQILLVFEPAKGVVQALTNWWFAHNVLGLWLTPIGLGTAYYLIPKVLGRPIYSYYLSVYGFWTLALFYNWAGVHHLIGGPVPAWVISCGTVASVMMVIPVVVVALNHHMTVVGLHRQGWASPTIRFIVFGAINYTVVSLIGSAMALRDVNLNTHFTDFTVGHAHHGLYAFYTMIMFGGIYFMLPRLLNREWPSAFLIKTHFWMTAIGILLMVNALQIGGWLFGEHMNALTPDGSSYAYAFQQLVEDRIPWHWLRSISGFLITIGHFAFFINVMWMLFRPSQAGRASEPTLLTRPTAEANA from the coding sequence ATGAGCAGCCAATCTCCTACTTTGCTGGAATCCCTCAGCCCCACCGCGCCGGAGCAGCATGAGCAACTCCGCGCTCGGTTGAGCGAGGTAGACCGCTCCATGCGTCTGCCCGGGACCTTCTTTGTGGTCGCCTCCGTGCTGTGGCTGATGGTGGGCACGCTCTTCGCGCTGCTGACCGCCATCAAGTTCACCAACCCGGGGTTCCTCGGCGATCTCGAAGCCTTTACTTTCGGCCGCGTTCGTGCCGCTCACCTTAATAGCGTCATCTACGGTTGGGCCACCAACGCCGGCTTTGGCGTAGCGCTGTGGATCATGGCCCGCCTCTGCCGTACCCGCGTCCGCCACATCAACATCCTGATGACGGGCGGCGTGTTCTGGAACCTCGGCGTGACGGTCGGGGTCTTGGGCATCCTGCGCGGCGACATGATTGCGGTAGAGTGGCTCGAAATGCCGGCCTACGTGACGCCGCTGCTGGCCATCTCCTTTGCCATGATCGGCGTTTGGGCGATCATCGCCTTCCGCTGGCGCCAGTCGGACCACGTCTACGTCTCGCAGTGGTATATCCTGGCGGCCTTCTTCTGGCTGCCCTGGCTCTACTGCGCCGCCCAGATCCTGCTCGTGTTCGAGCCCGCCAAGGGCGTCGTGCAAGCGCTGACCAACTGGTGGTTCGCGCACAACGTGCTCGGCCTCTGGCTGACTCCGATCGGCCTTGGCACGGCTTATTACCTGATTCCCAAGGTGCTCGGCCGCCCGATCTACAGCTATTATCTTTCCGTCTACGGTTTCTGGACGCTGGCCCTCTTCTACAACTGGGCTGGTGTGCACCACTTGATCGGTGGCCCCGTTCCCGCCTGGGTTATCTCCTGCGGCACGGTCGCCAGTGTGATGATGGTGATCCCGGTCGTTGTGGTGGCATTGAATCACCACATGACGGTCGTGGGCCTGCACCGCCAAGGCTGGGCCAGCCCGACTATCCGCTTTATCGTGTTTGGGGCCATCAACTATACGGTGGTGAGCCTCATCGGCTCGGCCATGGCGTTGCGCGATGTGAACCTGAATACCCACTTCACGGACTTCACCGTTGGGCACGCGCACCACGGCCTGTATGCCTTCTACACGATGATCATGTTTGGCGGCATCTACTTCATGCTGCCCCGCCTGCTCAACCGTGAATGGCCGAGCGCCTTCCTGATCAAGACCCACTTCTGGATGACCGCAATCGGTATCCTGTTGATGGTGAATGCGCTGCAGATCGGTGGCTGGCTCTTTGGCGAGCACATGAACGCGCTGACGCCCGATGGCTCCAGCTATGCCTATGCGTTCCAACAACTGGTGGAAGACCGCATTCCGTGGCACTGGCTGCGCTCGATCTCGGGCTTCCTGATCACGATCGGCCACTTTGCCTTCTTCATCAACGTGATGTGGATGTTGTTCCGTCCGTCGCAGGCTGGCCGAGCCTCCGAACCTACTTTGTTGACGCGCCCTACTGCTGAAGCCAATGCGTAG
- a CDS encoding cbb3-type cytochrome c oxidase subunit II, whose translation MRSLPLLFLGIFFTLAFSWTGIVLVTNRQLNDLDPVSSTLTDATETPISGVTYEDPDTGVVLPGLNQANEPLYPQMVSGSALRGQRVYEEMGCLYCHSQQVRRKGFGSDFERGWGQRQSVARDYIMQSRVMLGTMRTGPDLANVGIRYDATWQFQHLYNPKITSPYSIMPPYAFLFEEQKISETRGPSPEAIVLPGDWALEDGYELVPTQRAKDLVAYLLSLQQEYELPEMKFEQ comes from the coding sequence ATGCGTAGTCTACCTTTACTCTTTTTGGGGATCTTCTTCACCCTCGCGTTCTCCTGGACGGGGATCGTGTTGGTTACGAATCGCCAGCTGAATGATTTGGACCCTGTCAGCTCCACGCTGACGGACGCCACGGAGACGCCCATTTCTGGCGTCACTTACGAGGACCCGGATACCGGCGTAGTTCTCCCCGGCCTGAACCAGGCCAACGAGCCTCTCTACCCGCAGATGGTCTCGGGCAGCGCGCTGCGAGGTCAGCGTGTCTACGAAGAGATGGGCTGCCTCTACTGCCATAGCCAGCAGGTGCGCCGCAAGGGCTTCGGTTCCGACTTTGAACGGGGCTGGGGGCAACGCCAGTCCGTCGCACGCGACTACATCATGCAGAGCCGCGTGATGCTCGGCACAATGCGGACGGGGCCAGACCTCGCCAATGTGGGCATTCGCTACGACGCTACCTGGCAGTTCCAGCACCTTTACAACCCCAAGATCACTTCGCCTTACTCGATCATGCCGCCTTACGCGTTCCTGTTCGAAGAGCAGAAGATCTCGGAAACGCGCGGGCCCAGCCCTGAAGCCATCGTCCTGCCGGGCGATTGGGCGCTGGAGGACGGCTACGAGCTGGTTCCCACGCAGCGGGCGAAAGACTTGGTGGCGTATCTGCTGAGCCTTCAGCAGGAGTACGAACTCCCCGAAATGAAATTTGAGCAATAA
- a CDS encoding cytochrome c, giving the protein MSDDIRKQYPPDGESRDTFEGNRFEDARMQRVHNQLLRERPEPTESFAPLPLVLTAMVMFLCVWAGLYLAKYTFSFDPFHYNEDKVAGAAADEGPVEVDMMALGKRTFAQNCVACHQTNGQGIPGTYPPLAGSDWVQGAPERLIAVVLHGLAGEVTVNGNTYNNAMTPFERLKDQQVAAVLTYIRTTPDFNNNAAEVTEEMVAEVRSQTADQGQQWTAAELDELFGPVGG; this is encoded by the coding sequence ATGAGCGACGACATTCGCAAACAGTATCCACCGGACGGTGAGTCGCGCGACACCTTCGAAGGCAACCGCTTCGAGGATGCCCGCATGCAGCGCGTGCACAACCAGCTGTTGCGCGAGCGTCCGGAGCCGACCGAGAGCTTTGCGCCTCTGCCGCTCGTCCTGACCGCCATGGTCATGTTCCTTTGCGTGTGGGCTGGCCTCTACCTGGCGAAGTACACCTTCAGCTTCGACCCCTTCCACTATAATGAAGACAAGGTGGCGGGCGCGGCGGCCGACGAAGGCCCCGTGGAGGTCGATATGATGGCGCTGGGCAAGCGCACGTTTGCGCAAAACTGCGTCGCCTGCCACCAGACCAACGGCCAGGGTATCCCGGGCACTTATCCGCCTCTCGCCGGCTCGGACTGGGTCCAGGGTGCTCCGGAGCGCCTGATCGCCGTCGTGCTGCACGGCCTGGCGGGCGAAGTGACGGTGAACGGCAATACCTACAACAATGCGATGACGCCCTTCGAGCGCTTGAAGGACCAGCAAGTCGCGGCCGTGCTCACCTACATCCGTACCACGCCCGACTTCAACAACAACGCGGCTGAAGTGACGGAAGAAATGGTTGCCGAAGTCCGCTCGCAAACGGCGGACCAGGGCCAGCAGTGGACGGCGGCCGAGCTCGACGAGCTTTTCGGCCCGGTCGGCGGCTGA
- the cysK gene encoding cysteine synthase A has translation MALRADNIIRTVGNTPLIKVNRMAAGLEADVYIKAEWFNPLSSVKDRIGLAMIETAEKDGRLKPGSLVIEPTSGNTGIALAFVCAAKGYKCVLTMPETMSMERRILLTLLGAEIVLTPGPKGMPGAIAKAREMVESEGKAFMPSQFDNPANPEVHRRTTAEEIWAATEGKIDIFVAGVGTGGTITGVSEVLKDRKPGLKTVAVEPENSPVISGGQPGPHKIQGIGAGFIPGNLNVNIIDEVIKVTNEAAFDTARAASINDGLPLGISSGANLWAALELAKRPENAGKTIVTVGCSPSERYLSTPLAEAAREKAAGLVTVEL, from the coding sequence ATGGCACTGCGCGCAGACAACATCATCCGCACGGTGGGCAATACCCCGCTGATCAAGGTAAACCGCATGGCGGCCGGTCTCGAAGCCGACGTCTACATCAAGGCCGAATGGTTCAACCCGCTTAGCAGCGTGAAAGACCGAATCGGCCTGGCGATGATCGAGACGGCTGAGAAGGATGGCCGCCTGAAGCCCGGCAGCCTCGTGATCGAGCCCACCTCGGGCAACACGGGCATCGCACTGGCCTTCGTTTGCGCCGCCAAGGGCTACAAATGCGTGCTCACGATGCCGGAGACGATGTCGATGGAGCGCCGCATCCTCCTCACCCTGCTGGGTGCCGAGATCGTGCTGACCCCGGGGCCGAAGGGCATGCCGGGCGCGATCGCCAAGGCCCGCGAGATGGTGGAGAGCGAGGGCAAGGCTTTCATGCCGAGCCAGTTCGACAATCCGGCCAACCCGGAAGTCCACCGCCGCACGACGGCTGAGGAAATCTGGGCCGCGACCGAAGGCAAGATCGACATCTTTGTGGCTGGGGTAGGCACCGGCGGCACCATCACGGGGGTCTCTGAAGTGCTGAAGGATCGCAAGCCCGGCCTGAAGACGGTGGCCGTCGAGCCGGAAAACAGCCCGGTGATCAGCGGCGGCCAGCCCGGCCCGCACAAGATTCAGGGCATCGGCGCCGGCTTCATCCCCGGTAACCTTAACGTCAACATCATCGACGAGGTGATCAAGGTGACGAACGAAGCCGCTTTCGACACCGCCCGTGCCGCCTCGATCAACGACGGCTTGCCGCTCGGCATTTCCTCGGGGGCCAACCTGTGGGCCGCGCTCGAGCTGGCCAAGCGCCCGGAGAATGCCGGCAAGACGATTGTCACGGTGGGCTGCAGCCCTTCCGAGCGCTACCTCAGCACCCCGCTGGCCGAAGCCGCGCGCGAAAAGGCCGCCGGTCTGGTCACGGTCGAGCTGTAG
- a CDS encoding deoxyribodipyrimidine photo-lyase, whose translation MSAPTIVWFRQDLRLDDNVALAAALEQSRNVVPLFIWSPDEEGGRAPGGAGRWWLHHALCDLQQQLAGCNLRLTIRQGTAEQVLRDVAKDTGAERIYWSRRYEPEAIQRDSRLKTTLKDAGFDVDSFNSSLLVEPWKVAKQDGGPYKVYTPYSKEVLKHALPEPVKVDMQQAIGPGKWPQSLKVDELGLLPKISWDAGFNAAWDPTREGGLKRLNDFVQHSASDYADARNLPAEDGTSRLSPYLHWGQIGPREVVAALGKRAEKGGGHTFLKELIWREFGYHILYHFPKTVIEPMNDRFRAFPWTQDEKALQAWQRGQTGYPIVDAGMRQLWATGWMHNRVRMIVGSLLVKHLLLPWQEGEQWFWDTLVDADLASNILGWQWIAGCGADAAPYFRIFNPMTQAEKFDPDGAYIRQWVPELVKLPTKYLSAPWEAPENVREYAKVELGETYPWPIIDHQKGRERALKAFEKVKTKD comes from the coding sequence ATGTCTGCACCTACCATCGTCTGGTTTCGCCAGGATCTGCGTCTGGATGACAATGTGGCCTTGGCGGCGGCGCTTGAGCAAAGCCGCAACGTCGTACCGCTCTTTATCTGGAGCCCGGACGAAGAGGGTGGGCGCGCGCCCGGTGGGGCAGGGCGGTGGTGGCTACACCATGCCTTATGCGACCTGCAACAACAGCTCGCCGGTTGCAACCTGCGTCTGACGATTCGCCAGGGTACGGCTGAGCAGGTGCTGCGCGATGTGGCCAAGGACACCGGCGCGGAGCGGATTTACTGGAGCCGCCGCTATGAGCCAGAGGCAATCCAGCGCGACAGCCGTCTCAAGACTACGCTGAAGGACGCCGGTTTCGACGTCGATTCCTTCAACTCCAGTCTGCTGGTCGAGCCGTGGAAGGTCGCGAAGCAGGACGGCGGTCCCTACAAAGTCTACACGCCCTACTCGAAGGAGGTGCTGAAGCACGCGTTGCCCGAGCCGGTAAAGGTCGACATGCAGCAGGCGATCGGGCCGGGCAAGTGGCCGCAAAGCCTGAAGGTGGACGAGCTGGGGTTGTTGCCTAAGATCTCGTGGGATGCGGGCTTTAACGCTGCCTGGGACCCTACGCGCGAGGGCGGGTTGAAGCGGCTGAACGACTTCGTGCAGCATTCCGCCAGTGATTACGCCGACGCGCGCAACCTGCCGGCGGAGGACGGCACCTCACGCCTCTCGCCCTACCTGCACTGGGGGCAGATCGGGCCGCGCGAGGTGGTGGCGGCGCTGGGCAAGCGGGCGGAGAAAGGGGGAGGGCATACCTTCCTCAAAGAGCTGATTTGGCGGGAATTCGGCTACCACATCCTCTACCACTTCCCCAAGACGGTGATTGAGCCGATGAACGACCGCTTCCGTGCCTTCCCGTGGACGCAGGACGAAAAGGCGTTGCAGGCCTGGCAACGCGGTCAGACCGGCTATCCCATCGTGGATGCCGGCATGCGGCAGCTCTGGGCGACAGGCTGGATGCACAACCGCGTGCGCATGATCGTGGGCTCGCTGCTGGTCAAGCACCTGCTGCTGCCGTGGCAGGAGGGCGAGCAGTGGTTTTGGGACACCTTGGTCGATGCCGATCTGGCCTCGAATATCTTGGGCTGGCAGTGGATCGCTGGCTGCGGGGCCGACGCCGCGCCCTACTTCCGCATCTTCAACCCCATGACGCAGGCCGAGAAGTTCGATCCCGACGGGGCCTACATCCGCCAATGGGTGCCGGAACTGGTCAAGTTACCCACCAAGTATCTTTCTGCGCCCTGGGAAGCCCCCGAAAATGTGCGCGAGTATGCCAAGGTGGAGCTGGGTGAAACGTATCCGTGGCCGATCATCGACCACCAGAAGGGCCGCGAGCGGGCACTGAAGGCTTTCGAGAAGGTGAAGACGAAGGACTGA
- a CDS encoding acetolactate synthase has translation MAARSNRQQVHQLSVFADNKVGRLNDLIGRFASRNIHIAALSQVDSTECSIMRLIVNYHDEAKALLEEFNYTFSVTPILVVELPSADALREVTCGLVEAEINIHYLYAFLTRPMERTALALHLEDMDLAAQVLISKGLKILDQADIAR, from the coding sequence GTGGCAGCGCGCTCTAACCGCCAACAGGTCCACCAGCTCTCGGTCTTCGCCGACAACAAGGTGGGCCGTCTCAACGACTTGATCGGCCGTTTTGCCTCCCGCAACATCCACATCGCGGCTCTCAGCCAGGTGGATTCCACGGAGTGCTCGATCATGCGGCTGATCGTGAATTACCACGACGAAGCCAAGGCGCTACTGGAGGAGTTCAACTACACCTTCAGCGTCACCCCCATCCTCGTGGTCGAGCTGCCCTCCGCCGACGCCCTGCGCGAGGTGACTTGCGGGCTGGTAGAGGCAGAGATCAATATCCACTACCTCTACGCCTTCCTCACCCGCCCGATGGAGCGCACCGCCCTCGCCCTGCACCTCGAAGATATGGACCTGGCAGCCCAGGTGCTGATCTCCAAGGGGCTCAAGATCCTCGATCAGGCGGATATCGCGCGCTAG
- a CDS encoding Vat family streptogramin A O-acetyltransferase — translation MHGPDPRNVHPMEGFPQVCYIRNTVRNPNIEIGEYTYYDDPDGAEDFERNVLYHYPFIGDKLVIGRFCALARGVKFIMNGANHKMAGLSTYPFQIFGHGWEKVMPAMDELPYKGDTVIGHDVWIGYDSLIMPGVKIGNGAIVAARSVVTRDVPAYTIVGGNPAQPIKARFAPEDIARLEAIAWWSWPIEKVTAHLPLIVGGDIAALEQAASA, via the coding sequence ATGCACGGCCCCGATCCCCGGAACGTCCACCCGATGGAAGGCTTCCCGCAGGTGTGCTACATCCGCAACACCGTGCGCAACCCCAACATCGAGATCGGCGAGTATACCTACTACGACGACCCCGATGGCGCGGAAGACTTCGAGCGCAACGTGCTCTACCATTATCCCTTCATCGGCGACAAACTGGTGATCGGGCGCTTCTGTGCGCTCGCTCGCGGCGTGAAATTCATCATGAACGGGGCCAACCACAAGATGGCGGGCCTCTCCACCTACCCCTTCCAGATCTTCGGCCACGGCTGGGAAAAGGTGATGCCCGCGATGGACGAGCTGCCCTACAAGGGCGACACGGTGATCGGGCACGACGTGTGGATCGGCTACGACAGCCTGATCATGCCCGGCGTCAAGATCGGCAACGGCGCCATCGTCGCCGCCCGCTCGGTCGTGACCCGCGACGTCCCAGCCTACACCATCGTGGGCGGCAACCCGGCCCAGCCCATCAAGGCCCGCTTTGCGCCTGAAGACATCGCCCGCCTCGAAGCCATTGCCTGGTGGAGCTGGCCCATCGAAAAGGTTACCGCGCACCTGCCGCTGATCGTCGGCGGAGACATCGCCGCCCTGGAGCAGGCCGCATCAGCCTAA
- a CDS encoding aldo/keto reductase gives MQKRRLGSSSITVSEICLGTMTFGSTCDEAEAHRILDRALDAGIDFFDTAEIYPVPPDISYVHRTEEIVGRWLKNQPRESIILATKVAGAAHAWFTPPVRHGKTALDRHHIRAAIEGSLRRLQTDYIDLYQTHWPDHDFGYEETLEVLHELHEEGLVRVIGSSNETPWGTMKALQVAKDNGVRRYETIQNNFSIINRRFEDSLADICRREGLSCLPFSPLGGGVLSGKYNASELPEGARFSRYLSMGLERQKQMAERFVNERSLGTTAELIELAREIDLHPVTLALAWSKQHDFVASTIVGANTVEQLEPSLAAADATLPADVLERIDEITRRHPYPLG, from the coding sequence ATGCAAAAGCGACGCCTCGGCTCATCGAGCATCACCGTCTCTGAAATCTGCCTCGGCACCATGACCTTCGGGTCGACCTGCGACGAGGCGGAAGCCCACCGGATCCTGGACCGCGCCCTCGACGCCGGGATCGACTTTTTTGACACGGCGGAGATCTACCCCGTGCCGCCCGACATCAGCTATGTGCACCGCACGGAAGAAATCGTCGGGCGCTGGCTGAAGAACCAGCCCCGCGAGTCGATCATCCTCGCCACCAAGGTGGCCGGTGCCGCGCACGCGTGGTTTACGCCGCCTGTGCGCCACGGCAAGACGGCCCTCGACCGCCACCACATCCGTGCCGCGATCGAAGGCAGCCTGCGCCGCCTGCAGACAGACTACATCGACCTCTACCAGACGCACTGGCCCGACCATGACTTCGGCTACGAAGAGACCCTCGAAGTATTGCACGAGCTGCATGAAGAGGGCCTCGTGCGCGTGATCGGCAGCAGCAACGAAACCCCGTGGGGCACCATGAAGGCCCTGCAGGTGGCGAAAGACAACGGCGTGCGCCGCTACGAGACGATCCAGAACAACTTCTCCATCATCAACCGCCGCTTTGAAGACAGCCTGGCCGACATCTGTCGCCGCGAGGGGCTGAGCTGCCTGCCCTTTTCCCCGCTGGGCGGCGGCGTGCTCTCCGGCAAATACAACGCCTCGGAGCTGCCGGAGGGCGCCCGCTTTTCCCGCTACCTGAGCATGGGCCTGGAGCGGCAAAAACAGATGGCGGAGCGCTTCGTCAACGAGCGCAGCCTCGGCACCACGGCCGAGCTGATCGAGCTGGCCCGCGAGATCGACCTCCACCCCGTGACGCTCGCCCTCGCCTGGAGCAAGCAGCACGATTTTGTCGCCTCCACCATCGTCGGCGCCAACACCGTCGAGCAGCTCGAGCCCTCCCTCGCCGCCGCCGACGCCACGCTGCCCGCCGATGTGCTGGAGCGGATCGACGAAATCACGCGCCGCCACCCCTACCCGCTTGGCTAA